From Actinomyces sp. oral taxon 171 str. F0337, one genomic window encodes:
- a CDS encoding response regulator transcription factor: protein MIRVMLADDQAMVRGALAALLTLESDIQVVAQVGSGDDVLPVALEHRPDVVLMDVDMPGTDGLSATASLLERLPATRVLIVTTFGRPGFLRRAVQSGAHGFVVKDAPATDLAESVRRVHAGLRVVDPALAADSLVFGDSPLTARETEVLQAAADGATVAEVARRVHLSEGTTRNHLSQAMAKTDAPTRAAAVHIAAQKGWIIQ from the coding sequence ATGATCCGAGTGATGCTGGCCGATGACCAGGCCATGGTGCGCGGAGCGCTGGCCGCGCTGCTCACCTTGGAATCCGATATCCAAGTCGTCGCCCAGGTAGGAAGCGGCGATGACGTCCTTCCCGTCGCACTCGAGCACCGACCCGACGTCGTTCTGATGGACGTTGACATGCCCGGCACTGACGGGCTGAGCGCGACCGCCAGTCTCCTGGAGCGGCTGCCGGCCACGAGGGTCCTCATCGTCACCACCTTCGGGCGCCCCGGATTCCTGCGGCGCGCCGTCCAGTCCGGGGCGCACGGCTTCGTCGTCAAGGATGCTCCGGCCACAGATCTGGCCGAGTCAGTGCGTCGGGTCCATGCGGGACTGCGCGTCGTCGATCCGGCGCTGGCCGCCGACTCGCTCGTCTTCGGAGACTCCCCTCTGACCGCCCGCGAGACCGAGGTGCTCCAGGCCGCCGCCGACGGAGCCACCGTCGCCGAAGTCGCCCGGCGCGTTCACCTCTCTGAGGGCACCACCCGCAACCACCTCTCCCAGGCCATGGCCAAGACCGATGCGCCCACCCGGGCCGCAGCAGTGCATATCGCCGCCCAGAAGGGCTGGATCATTCAGTAA
- a CDS encoding sensor histidine kinase, producing the protein MSTISSMTARALSPDEARARRTRAVAVGWGIVWAAFMVPVVRVGLAQGSSGGVWGAVSAVVSCACLYATCSLSVRRVRQGLTWPSRLGLLLIVVGALTATGAAFGVGPQSLQLAVFLAVVLAFSLPWQVAIGPIAILAGTLFLVPRVISSWSTSDDAWIALLGAGGACVFGRYIMEQRRVAHVLEQRTHELEINEERNRMARDMHDILGHSLTVIALKTELASRLVDTAPDQVKAELTEVQSLARSALADVRATVNSYRELSLAGELARATNVLTSAGVRTDLPLTVDAVDPELRELFAWVVREGVTNVVRHAHASRCKVELTTDSIEVVDDGIGLVSSGTGDGHGLEGLRQRCQDNGADLTTGTPSSGKGTVLRVSAHLSSRLTHDTTS; encoded by the coding sequence ATGAGTACGATCTCGTCCATGACCGCCCGCGCCCTGTCCCCCGACGAGGCGCGGGCGCGCCGCACCCGCGCTGTGGCAGTCGGCTGGGGAATCGTGTGGGCCGCCTTCATGGTTCCGGTCGTCAGGGTGGGGCTGGCCCAAGGATCCAGCGGTGGGGTGTGGGGCGCCGTCAGCGCCGTTGTCTCCTGCGCATGCCTGTACGCCACCTGCTCGCTCAGCGTGAGACGGGTGCGTCAGGGCCTGACCTGGCCCAGCCGCCTGGGTCTGTTGCTCATTGTCGTCGGCGCACTCACAGCCACTGGGGCCGCCTTCGGCGTGGGCCCTCAGAGCCTGCAGCTGGCGGTGTTCCTGGCCGTTGTCCTGGCCTTCTCCCTGCCCTGGCAGGTGGCCATCGGCCCCATTGCGATCCTGGCCGGCACGCTGTTCCTCGTCCCCAGGGTGATTTCGTCCTGGTCCACGAGTGATGACGCGTGGATCGCTCTTCTCGGTGCGGGAGGCGCCTGCGTCTTCGGACGCTACATCATGGAGCAGCGGCGGGTGGCCCATGTTCTGGAGCAGCGCACTCATGAGCTGGAGATCAATGAGGAGCGCAACCGCATGGCCCGGGACATGCATGACATTCTGGGGCACTCGCTGACTGTCATCGCCTTGAAGACCGAGCTCGCCTCCAGGCTCGTCGACACCGCACCGGATCAGGTCAAGGCGGAGCTGACTGAGGTTCAGTCCCTGGCACGCTCAGCCCTGGCCGACGTGCGCGCCACCGTCAACAGCTACCGCGAGCTGAGCCTGGCCGGCGAGCTGGCTCGGGCCACGAACGTCCTGACCTCTGCCGGAGTCCGCACCGACCTGCCGCTGACCGTGGATGCCGTTGACCCCGAGCTGCGCGAGCTCTTCGCCTGGGTGGTGCGTGAGGGCGTCACCAACGTCGTGCGCCATGCCCACGCCTCGCGCTGCAAGGTGGAGCTGACTACTGATTCCATTGAGGTGGTCGACGACGGTATCGGGCTCGTCTCGTCCGGCACCGGTGACGGTCACGGATTGGAGGGGCTGCGCCAGCGTTGTCAGGACAACGGCGCCGATCTCACCACTGGGACGCCTTCCAGCGGCAAGGGCACTGTTCTGAGGGTGAGCGCCCATCTGTCGTCTCGACTGACGCACGACACGACGAGCTGA
- the ftsY gene encoding signal recognition particle-docking protein FtsY: protein MEPILIVLGIILVIVVGGGLWLYAGRRRGQVPDEISAHKPISVEDLLPSEGEDAEEAEGEAEPAATLESPESIPGRMQRLRARLAGAGGFGKAVLSVLSRGDLTEEDWEEIEDTLLTSDLGIEVTTSLMDELRTQAKVLGTSDPEAVRTVLRAELLKLVDPSLDRSLNLKRPTRAEGAQAAPAAAILMVGVNGTGKTTTCGKLARVLVAQDKTVVLGAADTFRAAAAEQLSTWGERVGVDVVRSEKEGADPASVAYDAARRAADQEADVVVVDTAGRLQNKAGLMDELGKIKRVMEKIAPVGEILLVLDATTGQNGMRQAQVFSEAVGITGIVLTKLDGTAKGGIVVTVQRELGVPVKLVGLGEGADDLAPFDPEGFVDALLG, encoded by the coding sequence ATGGAACCGATCCTCATCGTTCTCGGCATCATCCTGGTCATCGTCGTCGGAGGAGGGCTGTGGCTCTATGCCGGTAGACGGCGGGGCCAGGTCCCTGACGAGATCAGCGCCCACAAGCCCATATCCGTTGAGGACCTTCTGCCCTCAGAGGGTGAGGACGCCGAGGAGGCGGAAGGGGAGGCTGAGCCGGCTGCGACGCTGGAGTCCCCCGAGTCCATCCCTGGTCGCATGCAGCGCCTCCGCGCCCGCCTGGCCGGCGCCGGCGGCTTCGGTAAGGCGGTCCTGTCCGTCCTGTCCCGAGGTGACCTCACCGAGGAGGACTGGGAGGAGATCGAGGACACCCTCCTCACCTCCGACCTCGGTATCGAGGTGACCACCTCCCTCATGGACGAGCTGCGCACTCAGGCCAAGGTCCTGGGCACCTCCGACCCCGAGGCGGTCCGCACCGTTCTGCGCGCCGAGCTGCTCAAGCTCGTCGACCCCTCCCTCGACCGCTCCCTCAACCTGAAGCGCCCCACCCGGGCCGAGGGGGCGCAGGCAGCGCCCGCCGCGGCCATCCTCATGGTGGGGGTCAACGGCACCGGCAAGACCACCACCTGCGGCAAACTGGCCCGCGTCCTGGTGGCCCAGGACAAGACCGTCGTCCTGGGGGCGGCCGACACCTTCCGCGCGGCTGCGGCCGAGCAGCTGAGCACATGGGGCGAACGTGTAGGTGTCGACGTCGTGCGCTCGGAGAAGGAGGGCGCCGACCCCGCCTCCGTCGCCTACGACGCCGCACGCCGGGCCGCCGACCAGGAGGCGGACGTCGTCGTCGTCGACACTGCCGGGCGCCTGCAGAACAAGGCCGGTCTCATGGATGAGCTGGGCAAGATCAAGCGCGTCATGGAGAAGATCGCGCCGGTCGGCGAGATCCTCCTGGTCCTGGACGCCACCACCGGCCAGAACGGTATGCGTCAGGCCCAGGTCTTCTCCGAGGCCGTCGGTATCACCGGTATCGTGCTCACCAAGCTCGACGGCACCGCCAAGGGCGGCATCGTCGTCACTGTTCAGAGGGAGCTGGGCGTTCCCGTCAAGCTCGTGGGCCTGGGGGAGGGCGCCGATGACCTGGCTCCCTTCGATCCGGAAGGCTTCGTCGACGCGCTGCTGGGCTGA
- a CDS encoding ABC transporter ATP-binding protein: MSTATPRTGRETSVPEVPRTDHVDAVRLTDLHKSFGDVTAVDGVVLTIRPGEVVALLGPNGAGKTTTIDMILGLNRPTNGDARVFGMSPRQAVDRGLVAAVMQTAGLLPDITVRETVQLTASLFSHRIDAEEAMHRAGVTDFASRIVKKCSGGQQQRLRFAMALVSDPALLILDEPTTGMDVGGRRSFWEAIHADAEQGRTIVFATHYLEEADAFADRIVLMRHGRIIADGTAAEIRASVSGRTLRATLTCEPERLRGALADLQARGRIHDVEILGSTLTLSSTDTDAVAALLLGDHLAKDLEITSRGLEDAFVALTSDSASVPSTGASA, from the coding sequence ATGAGCACAGCAACGCCTCGGACCGGCCGGGAGACCTCCGTCCCGGAAGTCCCCCGGACGGACCATGTGGACGCCGTCCGACTGACCGATCTGCACAAGTCCTTCGGTGACGTCACCGCCGTCGACGGTGTCGTCCTGACCATTCGTCCCGGCGAGGTCGTCGCCCTCCTGGGCCCCAACGGTGCGGGCAAGACGACGACGATCGACATGATCCTGGGACTGAACCGCCCCACCAACGGCGATGCGAGAGTCTTCGGGATGAGCCCGCGCCAAGCGGTCGACCGGGGCCTGGTCGCCGCAGTCATGCAGACCGCCGGGCTCCTGCCCGACATCACCGTGCGTGAGACGGTGCAGCTGACGGCGAGTCTCTTCTCCCACAGAATCGACGCCGAGGAAGCCATGCACCGCGCCGGCGTCACCGACTTCGCCTCGCGCATCGTCAAGAAGTGCTCCGGGGGCCAGCAGCAGCGCCTGCGCTTCGCCATGGCGCTCGTGAGCGATCCGGCGCTGCTCATCCTCGACGAGCCGACCACCGGCATGGACGTCGGGGGGCGCCGCAGCTTCTGGGAGGCCATCCATGCCGACGCCGAGCAGGGGCGCACCATCGTCTTCGCCACGCACTACCTCGAGGAGGCCGACGCCTTCGCCGACCGGATCGTCCTGATGCGTCATGGGCGCATCATCGCCGACGGCACCGCCGCGGAGATCCGCGCCTCCGTGAGCGGCCGCACCCTACGGGCCACCCTGACCTGCGAGCCCGAGCGGCTACGCGGAGCCCTGGCCGATCTGCAGGCCCGAGGCCGGATCCACGACGTCGAGATCCTGGGCAGCACGCTCACCCTGAGCTCGACCGACACCGACGCCGTTGCCGCGCTCCTCCTCGGCGATCACCTGGCCAAGGACCTGGAGATCACCAGCCGAGGCCTGGAGGACGCCTTCGTGGCCCTGACCAGCGACAGCGCCTCCGTCCCCAGTACCGGAGCGTCAGCATGA
- a CDS encoding sensor histidine kinase: MLFLFIPLVQLLLGSFAQWERLLGIAGVMGFIVAYVWAFSIQDPQAVRAGDPLPDLPIRALLGKLAGPILFSMMALPALGWWTAYFFPFFCSLILFFTTLRRGLPTVITAVTLLTAASLAWNTHPESRWLVLGAALSGLTIVIARIAVELQERRASAERELALVSQREELGRDVHDILGHSLTVLTLKAEVARRLIERDPAASSRELDEVITLARGALADVRSTVTRLRSPDLVSQVEATRTALSAARIRVDVTGSAQDIPERQRVVLAWALREATTNVVRHAHATHVTVHLAPGLLRVSDDGIGLAGDKPGNGLEGLRSRIEQEGGCLTMTSPINRRTESSGAVDTDSTDVQSGGTRLEVRLP, translated from the coding sequence GTGCTCTTCCTGTTCATCCCCCTCGTCCAGCTTCTCCTCGGCTCCTTCGCCCAGTGGGAGCGTCTGCTGGGAATCGCCGGAGTCATGGGGTTCATCGTCGCCTACGTCTGGGCCTTCTCCATACAGGACCCCCAGGCGGTGCGGGCAGGGGATCCTCTTCCTGATCTCCCGATTCGTGCTCTTCTGGGTAAATTGGCGGGCCCGATTCTCTTCAGCATGATGGCACTGCCGGCTCTGGGCTGGTGGACCGCTTACTTCTTCCCCTTCTTCTGCTCGTTGATCCTGTTCTTCACAACGCTGCGTCGGGGACTCCCGACCGTTATCACCGCGGTCACTCTCTTGACGGCCGCCTCCCTGGCGTGGAACACGCATCCGGAGTCACGCTGGCTGGTGCTGGGCGCTGCGCTATCGGGACTGACCATCGTCATCGCCCGCATCGCGGTGGAGCTCCAGGAGCGCAGAGCATCCGCCGAGCGGGAGCTCGCCCTCGTCTCCCAGCGAGAGGAGCTCGGGCGCGATGTCCACGACATCCTGGGACACTCCTTGACGGTGCTCACTCTCAAGGCCGAGGTCGCCCGCCGGCTCATCGAGCGCGACCCGGCCGCCTCCTCCCGGGAGCTCGACGAGGTCATCACCCTGGCCCGCGGGGCCCTAGCCGACGTGCGATCCACGGTGACACGCCTGCGGTCCCCAGACCTGGTCAGCCAGGTGGAGGCCACGCGTACCGCCCTGAGTGCCGCCCGGATCCGCGTGGATGTGACCGGCAGCGCCCAGGACATTCCCGAGCGGCAGCGAGTTGTGCTGGCCTGGGCCCTGCGCGAGGCCACCACGAACGTCGTCCGGCACGCGCACGCCACCCATGTCACCGTGCACCTGGCACCGGGGCTGCTACGGGTGAGCGACGACGGTATCGGCCTGGCCGGTGACAAACCCGGCAACGGGTTGGAGGGCCTGCGCTCCCGCATTGAGCAGGAGGGCGGTTGCCTCACCATGACCAGTCCGATCAACCGTCGCACCGAATCGTCCGGCGCCGTCGACACAGACTCCACTGACGTGCAGTCCGGTGGAACCAGACTGGAAGTGAGGCTGCCGTGA
- a CDS encoding response regulator transcription factor, protein MSPIRVLIADDQALVRGALATLLGLESDLEVVAQVGRGDEVLEAVREHAVDVALVDIDMPGRDGLAATAEVVSSETSCRCLIVTTFGRPGYLSRSMEAGAVGFIVKDTPPEALADAIRKVHAGLRVIDPELAQESVLLGPNPLTDREKEVLLAAATGADAREIATRLSLGEGTVRNYLSSAIAKTHARNRTEAARTAETNGWL, encoded by the coding sequence GTGAGCCCGATCCGCGTACTCATCGCCGACGACCAGGCCCTCGTGCGTGGAGCGCTGGCGACGCTTCTGGGGCTGGAGAGCGATCTGGAGGTCGTGGCCCAGGTGGGGCGGGGCGACGAGGTCCTGGAGGCGGTGCGCGAGCACGCCGTGGATGTGGCCCTGGTGGATATCGACATGCCGGGGCGCGACGGGCTGGCGGCCACCGCCGAGGTCGTCTCCTCCGAGACGTCGTGCAGGTGTCTCATTGTGACGACCTTCGGTCGCCCGGGCTACCTCTCACGGAGCATGGAGGCGGGGGCCGTGGGCTTCATCGTCAAGGACACCCCGCCTGAGGCGCTGGCTGATGCGATCCGCAAGGTTCATGCGGGTCTGCGGGTCATCGACCCCGAGCTCGCCCAGGAGTCAGTTCTGCTCGGACCCAATCCGCTGACCGACAGGGAGAAGGAGGTTCTGCTGGCGGCGGCCACGGGCGCGGACGCCCGAGAGATCGCCACGCGGCTGAGCCTGGGCGAGGGCACGGTGCGCAACTACCTATCCTCAGCGATCGCCAAGACCCACGCCCGTAACCGCACCGAGGCTGCCCGCACCGCCGAGACCAACGGCTGGCTGTGA
- the ffh gene encoding signal recognition particle protein, with protein sequence MFGNLSDRITASFNQLRGKGRLTEADVNATVTEIRRALLEADVALPVVRAFTAAVREKAVDAARSQALNPGQQVVKIVNEELIEVLGGQTREIHWADRGPTIIMLAGLQGAGKTTLAGKLGRWLRDQGKRVLLVASDLQRPNAVTQLSVVAERAGVHVWAPEPGNGVGDPVAVARSGVEHARTNGYDVVVVDTAGRLGVDAEMMDQAIRIRDAVSPHEILFVLDAMVGQDAVNTSVAFRDGVGFTGVVLSKLDGDARGGAALSVRGVTGAPVLFSSTGEGLTDFERFHADRMASRILDMGDLLTLIEQAERTLDRQEAEDAAAKLAKGTFTLDDFLGQLRQIRKMGSMKKLLGMMPGMGQMREALDNFDEREVDRIEAIVCSMTPAERKDLSILNGSRRSRIAKGSGTTVQAVNELVDRFEQAKKMMEAMASGGMGGLGEGGPMPGMGSLPGMGKHSKARQAPKAKRGKGGKKGRSGNPAKAARQAKEAAAAKQAKIEGGQGAAPAAGSSFGLGGGQSGASGYGIMPQAQQQAQAGAQPSDDDVADAMGALPEDLRRHLGL encoded by the coding sequence GTGTTCGGCAACCTCTCCGATCGCATCACCGCCTCCTTCAACCAGTTGCGCGGCAAGGGTCGTCTCACTGAGGCCGACGTCAACGCCACGGTCACCGAGATCCGCCGCGCCCTCCTGGAGGCCGACGTCGCCCTGCCCGTGGTGCGCGCCTTCACCGCGGCGGTGCGCGAGAAGGCGGTCGATGCCGCCCGCTCCCAGGCCCTCAACCCGGGCCAGCAGGTCGTCAAGATCGTCAACGAGGAGCTCATCGAGGTCCTGGGAGGTCAGACCCGGGAGATCCACTGGGCCGACCGCGGGCCCACGATCATCATGCTCGCCGGTCTCCAGGGTGCCGGTAAGACCACCCTGGCCGGAAAGCTCGGACGCTGGCTGCGCGACCAGGGCAAGCGCGTCCTGCTGGTGGCCTCCGACCTCCAGCGCCCCAACGCCGTGACCCAGCTGAGCGTCGTCGCCGAGCGCGCCGGGGTGCACGTGTGGGCGCCCGAGCCCGGCAACGGCGTGGGTGACCCGGTGGCGGTGGCCCGCTCCGGCGTCGAGCACGCGCGCACCAACGGTTATGACGTCGTCGTCGTGGACACCGCCGGCCGCCTGGGTGTGGACGCCGAGATGATGGACCAGGCGATCCGCATCCGCGATGCGGTCTCTCCCCACGAGATCCTCTTCGTCCTGGACGCCATGGTCGGTCAGGACGCCGTCAACACCTCGGTGGCCTTCCGCGACGGCGTCGGCTTCACCGGTGTGGTCCTCTCCAAGCTCGACGGCGACGCCCGCGGCGGTGCGGCCCTGTCCGTGCGCGGCGTCACCGGCGCTCCGGTCCTGTTCTCCTCCACAGGTGAGGGACTGACCGACTTCGAGCGCTTCCACGCCGACCGCATGGCCTCGCGCATCCTGGACATGGGTGACCTGCTCACCCTCATCGAGCAGGCCGAGCGTACCCTGGACCGCCAGGAGGCCGAGGACGCCGCCGCCAAGCTCGCCAAGGGAACCTTCACCCTCGACGACTTCCTGGGCCAGCTGCGCCAGATCCGCAAGATGGGCTCCATGAAGAAGCTCCTGGGCATGATGCCCGGCATGGGCCAGATGCGTGAGGCCCTGGACAACTTCGACGAGCGCGAGGTCGACCGCATCGAGGCGATCGTGTGCTCCATGACGCCCGCCGAGCGCAAGGACCTGTCCATCCTCAACGGCTCCCGCCGTAGCCGCATCGCCAAGGGATCGGGAACCACGGTCCAGGCCGTCAACGAGCTCGTGGACCGATTCGAGCAGGCCAAGAAGATGATGGAGGCCATGGCCTCCGGCGGCATGGGCGGACTCGGTGAGGGCGGTCCCATGCCCGGCATGGGGTCGCTGCCCGGCATGGGCAAGCACTCCAAGGCCCGCCAGGCCCCCAAGGCCAAGCGCGGCAAGGGCGGCAAGAAGGGCCGCAGCGGCAACCCCGCCAAGGCCGCCCGTCAGGCCAAGGAGGCCGCTGCCGCCAAGCAGGCCAAGATCGAGGGCGGCCAGGGCGCTGCGCCCGCAGCCGGCTCCTCCTTCGGGCTCGGCGGCGGCCAGTCCGGCGCCTCCGGCTACGGGATCATGCCTCAGGCCCAGCAGCAGGCCCAGGCCGGAGCGCAGCCCTCGGACGACGACGTCGCCGACGCCATGGGTGCCCTGCCCGAGGACCTGCGCCGCCACCTCGGGCTGTAG
- a CDS encoding ABC transporter permease, translated as MSLPLLSLEVRRRLRNRRSVFFSIVLPVAFFLMFTTTDYSSTPYGNGNVVANMMIGMALYGALMTTTGAGAAVSTERASGWSRQLRLTPLKPIAYITAKTIVGMLISALAIGAVYACGPLRHAQMPATAWISSALIIWLGSLVFVAFGLFVGYLLPSDNAMQVVGPLMALLAFLGGMFIPLTPGSTMDRIGSLTPMYGLHNLALWPMGAESFSWWWVVNVLTWLAVFLGGAAWRMGRDTARV; from the coding sequence TTGAGCCTTCCCCTGCTGTCGCTCGAGGTGCGCCGACGCCTGCGCAACCGTCGGTCCGTCTTCTTCTCGATCGTTCTTCCGGTGGCCTTCTTCCTCATGTTCACCACCACTGACTACTCCTCCACGCCCTACGGCAACGGCAACGTCGTGGCGAACATGATGATCGGCATGGCCCTGTACGGCGCACTCATGACCACCACCGGGGCCGGAGCGGCCGTGAGCACTGAGCGGGCCTCGGGATGGAGCCGCCAGCTGCGTCTGACCCCGCTCAAGCCCATCGCCTACATCACCGCCAAGACGATCGTGGGGATGCTCATCAGCGCTCTGGCCATCGGCGCCGTCTACGCCTGCGGCCCCCTGCGTCACGCGCAGATGCCTGCGACGGCCTGGATCTCCTCGGCTCTCATCATCTGGCTGGGCTCCCTGGTCTTCGTCGCCTTCGGACTGTTCGTCGGCTACCTCCTGCCCTCGGACAACGCCATGCAGGTGGTCGGCCCGCTCATGGCCCTGCTCGCCTTCCTCGGGGGCATGTTCATCCCGTTGACACCGGGCTCCACCATGGATCGCATCGGCAGCCTCACCCCCATGTACGGGCTGCACAACCTGGCGCTGTGGCCCATGGGCGCAGAGAGCTTCTCCTGGTGGTGGGTGGTCAACGTGCTGACCTGGCTCGCCGTCTTCCTGGGCGGGGCCGCCTGGAGGATGGGCCGCGACACTGCTCGGGTCTAG